The Manis javanica isolate MJ-LG chromosome 14, MJ_LKY, whole genome shotgun sequence genomic interval ccaATGGTTCAAATTATTTGTAGAACagccttccatttatttattgatctttAGTGAGGTATTGCAGAAAATCATTCAAGCCTTTATTCCCGGATATCCATTCTCCATTTCCCAGGACAAACTCTGTCACTTTTACTTACAGGTTCCAAAGATACAGCTTACGCATCTTCTCAGGAGGCTTCCCTTCCTagaatgtctctttctttctcatcCACAATCCTTTTCCTTtgtaaatcattttttctttccttcaagtTCCAACACACATGCCCCTTTCTTCACATGTCTTTATTCATCCTGTAGATGCAAACTCTGCATATAATGAACTTCTGGAAGGTGTGTGCCTCTGCCTATATTCTTTAAAATGGGTACTATTATGAACCTTCAGATGAGATAAACCAGGGTTTGCAATCTTGCTATACCACCAACTTCTGTATCAGCAGGCAGGATAATTAATCTCTGTGCAATTATTTCATCTCTCCACCACTTTTTAGAGGGTCATTACAAAAGTGTGTTATCATGATGTTCTCATCGAAGCACTTGTATCACAGTGCATATTCATTAGATGAATAATACCTTCATTGTATATATCTTGTAATGCTTTTTTTGCAATCTTGCAGCAAGCTGCACTTTTATtcacatgtaattatttttttaagtattcttttttcCTTACTAGGTTGTTGGTTTCTGATTGGCaagctatatatttattttttcatgcagTGAGTAAACAAGGAATGCTTATACACAGATGGAGTCCATAAAATCCCCATAACTGACTAAAAGCACCAACAAATAAACTAGATCCACTGGGGAGACCTTCAATAGTTTTTAACTAAGCATATATTATCTTGCTCTACATAATATCTTATATTTACTTAGCATCATCATAGGTATTATTGAATTCAATAGTCACAAGACCCTGTATTAAATATCagaattttattctaattttacagAGAATATAGAAAGATAGGTTGCATGTCAACAAGAAAAACTACCTCATTTGGAGGAGGTAACAAAACTTATATTATGTAGCATTTGAGGGGAATGTTGATCCACCTTACTGAACTCCAGAACTAagcaattttgaaatataaactaTTTTCCTCAGACTTACCTTCTAGATGTTCCTAAGAAGACACAGCTCTACTTACTAAGTAACTGAAATGTTTAAATTTGGAGAGACAACCTATGCAACTCAATTTTTCAGTCAtctatgattttaatttgcaatcCCTCCAGGTCATCCAGTCCCTTGTCTTTAATTATAGTATACATGTAGTCACTACTTTTCTCCCAGGGCCTGACATAAAATTAGTTCTCTATCTTGAAAGTGtgaattttattgatattttaaatgacaatacAGTTTGTTGCTTTCTAGATTAATAATATAAATTCCTCAATTTGTTTTGCTCTATAATGACAGACAGGGAGTTGTGTTCCTCATTTtcacacaaaataaatagaaatactactTGGACATCGGCGTTTATTACTTCTAAGTGAACTCTTTAAATTCACTGATTATTTTCAAACTGATGATTCAAGTTGCCATTGACTTGAGATTCCTATCATAGATATTTCAAcatgattttaattaattattttttcttgaaaacttaCTATTGTCGTTAgtctttcatgatttttctgCCTGTCTTGTCACTATCTCAAGATACTGTATACTTGGGTCTATTTCACCCTGGGATAATTTGATGTGCCAAGATTTTCagacttgttttcttctcttttgttcatACACATGATCGCTGCATTTATATATCTTCATTCAACATTTGATCTCCAAATTCCTGTTGCTACCAAATGCCTGCTTTCTATATTTTTTGATATTCCTTTGTTGGCAGCtgcgctcagaaaatagcacccaatgcagggcagccggaaggccccgaacttcctaatgacaaatcatcccacaccactaaactacatgctaattgcgccttggcataaggaccaatgagacccaccaaatggttatgctaataaggcatatggagccgcaccaaccaggtcagagcatgagaactatataagcaagcctctccttcccctctgggtcctgcccaactcatttgtttcacaaagagctgaagaataaagctttctgcagaagaatcctgctgttgttgcatgctgttcttgccggcgaggacagggcacgcgacaagtggtgccgaatcccgggaaccagaacatcaccggcacagggaggacccttcagacatctggagaggattcagaactgcaggtcagaagaaagcccggaggggtaagttccgacaggcccctgctttttaggatgatggttgatggttctctgtaaataaggaggcaccatggggaatgcaccgtcattagtcacggcgctgcagacagctctcaaagagcgaaacttgaaggtctccagcaaagtcttaggatcttttgtgaaggagatagaccgtgtggccccctggttcatttgttcagggtccctctcaatcccgagctgggacaaactggggaaagatcttgatagagaggaggaggagggtagcctgaggggaggcaccaggcccctctggaaactgattagagcttgtctgcaagatgagagatgtgaaaaggtaataaaagaaggtcagagagcattgacagatatccaagagagcatgtcagaaatggaacgggaaacagagagcgcgcgcggccgaaaaaaggccacaaaaacgaaggtaaagaaacctcagagtgagggagaaagcccgcctagggcaaaagcgaaagagccccgagaagcgagtgacgatcgcctcggagaaaatagtaaatacccctggaaagagttgagggacctccaactctccaatagggaatctgaggaggaattaacgtccgcagaggaaggggaagaaaataaaaccgcagagtgtagaagtaagggaaccagcaaagttgaaaagcggaccaaggaaaaaatgaaagcagggtgtcccccgacgccctttgccctgccaccttacgtgagtggcgcactctccttttgccacccagatactcttcaggcaattagacaaatgtttcctgtatttgaggataatggcgtacgctctcaccagcccctgagccataaacaagttaaggagttagcagaatccgttcaggcttatggagtcagtgctaactataccatagcacaagttgagagattaacagagaaagccatgacacccgcagactggcaatatgtaactaaggcatgcctttctagtatggggcaatacatagaatggaaggcattgtggcatgatatcagcatgacccaggcatgcgcaaacgcggccgaaggacagcctgcgtggtcatatgatatgctgacgggccaaggacagtgggtagctgaccagaccaccttccccttacaggtatacgcacaaataaacacgtgcgccaccaaggcatggaaagccctcaccaacaaaggagaagtatcaggcaatttgacaaaaattattcaggggctgagcgagccattttctgactttgtcgctcgtatgatggaggccgcaggcagaatatttggagatcaggaacaagcaatgcccctagtggagcaattagtatttgaacaatgtaccaaggaatgcagacaggcgataacaccctggaaacaaaaagggatacatgcctggttgaaagcctgtagagaaataggagggccactcaccaatgcgggcctagccgcggccatattacagagccacaaacaagccaggatcactaacagaagtatcaaatgctttcaatgcgggaaattaggacatataaagagagagtgtaggagcccagcttcagaacaaacaacccaaaagacccctgagttgtgccctaagtgtaagaaaggcaggcattgggctaatgagtgccggtctattaaagatatagaagggaaacccttagagttgccaaaaaacgcccagaggggcccccgtcaccagggcccgcaaatatatggggcaaccagcacgcaagtgtcattcgggaacaaccaggcccccgaaggagagccacttcaggttccgcgggattggacatccgtgccaccaccagaatagtgttgactccacagatgggagttcagcctatcccttcagactttaaaggccccctaccaccaaataccattgggttactcctagggcgctcttctgctgcattgaaaggcctggtagttcatcccggagtcatagatcaagattatgaaggacaggtaaaaatcatgtgttcggctcccagaggaatctatcctatatccccgggagaccgcatagcccagctcttagttttacctagtctccacgccaattatcctgctaccaacacggagaggggagaaaggggcttcggctcctctgactgggattcagccttcatagtattagatttagcagacagaccaaaattaactcttcaaatagagggaaagagctttgagggaatcctagacactggagcagataaaagtattatctctgcaacctggtggccctccaagtggcctgtgacccaatcctcacattcattacaaggtttaggatatgagtcaagcccttcaattagtgccaaaccattgaaatggcgagcccctgaaggacaagagggtacagtcaccccttatgtactccctctaccggtcaatttatgggggagggatgtcatgagagacttaggcctcaaactcattaatgaatactccacccccgcccaaggcatgatgatggacatgggatacatccctggcaaggggctggggaaacaccaacagggacacatagagcccatcctgcccaaagtaaagaatgaccgtcacggcctgggtttttcataggggccattgaagatgccatgcccataccttggctcacagaggaggccgtatgggttcctcagtggcccctatcctctgaaaaattagaagcagctcattgcttagtgcaagagcagctccaactgggacacctagaaccctctgtgtccccatggaacacacccatatttgtaatcaggaaaaagtcaggatcatggaggttgcttcatgatctgagagcagtaaatgctcaaatgagaatgcttggacccgtacaacggggactgccactcctctctgccttacccaaagaatggaaagtgctcataatagatattaaagattgtttcttttctatacctctaagctccaaggacagggaaagatttgcttttactttgccagctattaaccatgaacaacccgatgccagatttcagtggaaggtcctccctcaaagaatggcaaatagccccaccatatgtcaactgtacgttcagcgagcgctagacccaattcgtaagacctatcccacgctaaagatcatccattacatggatgacatccttctttgctccccacaaccagcggaaatagaagaagcatatatagatctcactagatccctagaaaattggagactgaatatagcaagcgagaaggtccaaaaatctagtgttagcaaattcctaggagcaaccatttacacagatgtaatttgcccccaaaagcttgagataagacataatcaattgtgaaatttgaatgacttccaaaaactcctaggggatattaattggttgcgcccatacttaaagatacccaccactgaattgactccactatttaaaaccctagaaggagacccacaactaacgtcaccgcgctccctcacacctgaggcattacaagccattcgcaaagtagaacaggctttgatgacagcacaattaaatagagtgcaatcgaatgaaccctttgagttgtgtgtctttcccaccccagagctgccaacagcagtcttatggcagcacggcccactgatctggattcatccccaagcctctcaggctaggacaatagagtactatccagcagccgtggccaaacttgctttgagaggagtaaaaacctccatgacacatttcggagaggctccagctaaaattataaccccttacagcgtagaacagatacaagtattatgtgctatgaacgatgattgggccatacttgcttacagtttctcaggaacctttgataatcatttccctaaacatcccctcatcaacttcgccaaaaatcatctcttagtatttcctcgggtcactagcctaaccccgctgcctcatggaaaaacagtttacacggacgggtctaagacaggcacaggtgcctatgtccatgatggcaaagttgtgacaaaaggctacacgcctgacactccacaaatagtggaatgtcgcatagtcttagaggtcctacaaatatttcctgaacctttaaatattgtgtctgactcctgttatgtagttaatgcagtcaaatctctagaagtggccgggctaattaaagcgtccagcccagtagccactttgttcaaacagatacaatcagcactacttcataggcaatctcctttgtatataactcatatcagagcacattcaggccttcccgggcctatgacccaaggcaaccacctggcagacctcgcaaccagaagcatagtctttcccctgctagaccctgtcaccacagcttcaaaattccacacacagtttcatgtcactgccgaaacgctgcgcaggcggtttagcataaccagggccgaagctaggaacattgtccttagctgccaacactgctgcagcttccttcccgcacctcatgtggggatcaaccccagaggtattaggcctttacaagtttggcaaatggatgtgacgcatatttcgtcttttgggaaactgaaatatgtacatgtatccgtggatacttcttcaggagtcatctttgcctccccattgtcaggagagaaagcttcccatgtcatccagcactgccttgaagcttggagcgcatgggggttaccgcagattctgaaaacagacaatggcccagcctatacctctacaaaatttgctcaattttgtcatcacatgaggataaaacatatcactggccttccctacaacccacagggtcaagggattgtggaacgcgcgaaccgcacgctcaaatcctatttacttaaacaaaaagggggaattgaagatataccccccacaccaaaaactgccatagccctagcacttttcactataaattttttgaatctggatactcaaggccatacagcagcggatcgccataatcagtggccaaaagacccacaagaactagtaaaatggaaggacgtgttatctaaccaatggaagggcccggatccaatcataatcagatccaggggagctgtgtgtgttttcccccagggtgaagaaaatcccttctggatcccggagcgcctaacgaggaaagtcctaaacaaaggagatgacttcgctgtacctcctgaccctgctcctgacactggagaccccgactcagggagtattgagatggggaatcctgtctgcctttcctaagcctatgcctgtccatttcaatgcagccgtttttccccgctttttcaccaccaactctagtatgaacttgccctacctagttaaagacaccctagtagctcccctgggagaaaaccgatccttcgtaactaatgggtcattatgcttcaccactcagaatctagctggctgtatctccctgaaacggaggaaatacggatggttcagtgacataattctagaggccagtagcctccccgttatgtcagctaaatttgaagggcctaataaggaagggagcccgtcctataagaacatgactatccaccagatggttctctggatcaatggcacatttgtacactctcccaggaacaattccactgacaggcctcgtcaacccaaatatgcctcccattgtgtgggcgactatgagggagagctgtggccctggactgactgtcagtcaactgtagtaacgtgggcaactgagaggcaggagtttaccatctccccagatatggagggacggccagccaatgaggcttggtggccagtaaaggtgctcgaaggcgagtttcgtcagcagctgagcatgaaccccttccataaatggatgctgtgtggagtcaatggctcgtgtaccgacctctcccccttttccaccctccagggtgggggaatcggtgtaaaaaatatcaccttttggtgcgagaataaccacatgtgcgcacactggaacatgatcatgacccataacaacgagaactacacgtgttcagcaaaatcaggtccagagtcacctaattccctttttccaccttctccagtatgcgtataccccccatttctgtttatcttatccaatagtagctttgactcctgctccaatgaaacctgctttctgtctcagtgttgggatgcgcgtaactttaccaatgctttggtagtccgcatcccccgttgggtccctgttcccgtagacgcccctaacaccatgactctgtttcgagaaaggcgcgatttcggtgttacagccgccatagtgctcctgatctccgcgaccgcggtcgcagccaccgccgctggtatagctttagacacctccatcaaatcggctacagagctcaataaccttgcagcctcagtagcttctgccctggaccaacagtccacacttgatggcaaactgaaaggaggaataatgatcctcaatcaacgcatagatctcgtggaggaacaaatggaggtgctctggcaaatggcccaattgggatgtgagcggaaatatcgtgccctctgcatcactagcattcaatataaaaattttactcgggcagctaatctgtcacgagacctgtcccagtatctttcaggaaactggtcccaagacttcgatgggacactagaagagctgcggcgagaaattatccacatcaactccacccgtctagatatctccgtagcggaaggactctcttcctggttcctcagagctctctcccatgtcaaggagtgggcgggcatggctgggatgggcgtgttcctgcttggaggtctcatgctcttactctggttgttatgcagactccgcaaccaacataagcaggacaaggtgatccttgctcaagccctaatggcgatagacgttggcgcctctccccaagtgtggctcaacatgcttaagaaggaagctcggctttagcttgaggtagctcttgcaccctgagcccatgtggcactgcaccaggcccgagtacctcaatgcttaatcacagctttctttaagaagctcatggtgcaagagggttgagaaaaagggtccaaaccctttgtaccaagcggtcccaacgccagccagaggatgcgaggcaaagcactgcaagaggtcttggacccctctgagaggcatgcctgactgcataggggtagatgcccagaacccctctccaaaaagggggcatcaggaagtatgatggaggtcaggcctctgtctccgcctctgctggcaagttccgccttgagcttctgttagacaaaaaagggggagatgttggcagccgcgctcagaaaatagcgcccaatgcagggcagccggaaggccccgaacttcctaatgacaaatcatcccacaccactaaactacatgctaattgcgccttggcataaggaccaatgagacccaccaaatggttatgctaataaggcatatggagccacaccaaccaggtcagagcatgagaactatataagcaagcctctccttcccctctgggtcctgcccaactcatttgtttcacaaagagctgaagaataaagctttctgcagaagaatcctgctgttgttgcatgctgttcttgccggcgaggacagggcacgcgacattcCTTCATCTACTATTCACTACATGAATACAGTTCCAATGCTGACCATTATCTCCCATGAAT includes:
- the LOC140846124 gene encoding uncharacterized protein; its protein translation is MTSLYLLTLLLTLETPTQGVLRWGILSAFPKPMPVHFNAAVFPRFFTTNSSMNLPYLVKDTLVAPLGENRSFVTNGSLCFTTQNLAGCISLKRRKYGWFSDIILEASSLPVMSAKFEGPNKEGSPSYKNMTIHQMVLWINGTFVHSPRNNSTDRPRQPKYASHCVGDYEGELWPWTDCQSTVVTWATERQEFTISPDMEGRPANEAWWPVKVLEGEFRQQLSMNPFHKWMLCGVNGSCTDLSPFSTLQGGGIGVKNITFWCENNHMCAHWNMIMTHNNENYTCSAKSGPESPNSLFPPSPVCVYPPFLFILSNSSFDSCSNETCFLSQCWDARNFTNALVVRIPRWVPVPVDAPNTMTLFRERRDFGVTAAIVLLISATAVAATAAGIALDTSIKSATELNNLAASVASALDQQSTLDGKLKGGIMILNQRIDLVEEQMEVLWQMAQLGCERKYRALCITSIQYKNFTRAANLSRDLSQYLSGNWSQDFDGTLEELRREIIHINSTRLDISVAEGLSSWFLRALSHVKEWAGMAGMGVFLLGGLMLLLWLLCRLRNQHKQDKVILAQALMAIDVGASPQVWLNMLKKEARL